A DNA window from Aestuariispira ectoiniformans contains the following coding sequences:
- a CDS encoding PEP-CTERM sorting domain-containing protein: MKNLATGVALATTVLFASGMAAEATVIDFQSLEQNNSSVNSAGWNYSEDGYSLHNLGGSQSFATFGTKEFRYAGSTALFNNTIGGGIELVADNGSAFDLTSIDLSELNGNNSANVTFIGTLLGGGTVSQTFTLDGTLGFETFFFDSVFSDLLRVSWVQEGPFHQFDNIVINGAKAVPAPGMFGLLGLGLFGMVFARRRKV; encoded by the coding sequence ATGAAAAATTTGGCCACGGGCGTGGCGCTGGCAACAACGGTTCTGTTTGCGAGCGGCATGGCGGCGGAAGCCACTGTTATTGATTTCCAGAGCCTGGAACAGAATAACAGCAGCGTCAATTCTGCGGGCTGGAACTATTCCGAAGACGGATACTCCCTGCACAACCTGGGGGGCAGCCAGTCTTTCGCGACATTCGGTACAAAGGAATTCCGCTACGCCGGGTCCACGGCGCTTTTCAACAATACGATTGGCGGTGGGATCGAGCTGGTGGCCGATAACGGTTCGGCCTTTGACCTGACCTCCATCGACTTATCCGAATTGAATGGAAACAACAGTGCTAACGTGACTTTCATCGGGACGCTGCTCGGCGGGGGCACAGTTAGTCAGACCTTTACCCTGGATGGTACGCTGGGTTTTGAAACCTTCTTCTTTGACAGCGTGTTTTCCGACCTTCTGCGGGTTTCCTGGGTTCAGGAAGGTCCCTTCCATCAGTTCGATAATATCGTGATCAACGGTGCAAAGGCGGTTCCGGCACCGGGCATGTTCGGCCTTCTGGGGCTCGGCCTGTTCGGGATGGTTTTTGCGCGTCGGCGTAAAGTCTGA
- a CDS encoding PEP-CTERM sorting domain-containing protein, with protein sequence MICMRRALPAVALVLAGAIVLHGPSRAAAIQSEHFAPTRHSPESSGALSHVETAAYATQAVPAPGAVGLLGLGLIGIGLGRRRKA encoded by the coding sequence ATGATTTGTATGCGAAGGGCCCTGCCCGCGGTGGCTTTGGTATTGGCAGGCGCGATTGTGCTGCATGGCCCTTCCCGAGCAGCCGCCATTCAGTCAGAACATTTCGCACCCACCCGTCATTCTCCTGAGTCTTCTGGTGCGCTCTCTCACGTCGAAACGGCGGCCTATGCGACGCAGGCCGTGCCCGCACCGGGGGCTGTGGGGCTCCTTGGGCTGGGGTTGATTGGCATTGGACTGGGCCGCCGCCGCAAAGCCTGA
- a CDS encoding PEP-CTERM sorting domain-containing protein: MNSFKHWAMGAAFAVAAAFGGAMSAQATVIDFQGLEVNDNNAHDAGYSYSEDGFTVASLSTFGLKSYGTAASRYYGSTALFNDTPNGTNKLTADGGAVFSLNSIDLTEFGAGYGTDVDVTFIGHLLGGGTVTQTFSLDGVLGFETFLFTAAFNNLLDVTWVQQADYHMFDNIVVNAASAVPAPGALGLLGLGLFGLGFARRRKA; the protein is encoded by the coding sequence ATGAATTCTTTTAAACATTGGGCCATGGGTGCGGCCTTTGCTGTTGCGGCTGCCTTTGGCGGTGCCATGTCAGCACAGGCAACGGTGATTGATTTCCAGGGACTGGAAGTTAACGACAACAATGCACACGATGCGGGATATAGCTATTCCGAAGATGGTTTCACAGTTGCCAGTTTGAGTACATTTGGATTGAAGTCCTACGGCACTGCCGCATCACGCTATTATGGTTCTACGGCGCTGTTTAATGACACTCCCAACGGCACTAACAAGCTGACGGCTGACGGTGGGGCCGTATTTTCCCTGAACTCTATTGATCTGACAGAATTCGGTGCTGGCTACGGCACTGACGTCGATGTTACCTTTATTGGGCATCTGCTGGGCGGAGGAACCGTTACCCAGACGTTCTCGCTGGATGGCGTGTTGGGCTTTGAAACCTTCTTATTTACCGCCGCATTCAACAATCTTCTGGATGTTACCTGGGTGCAGCAGGCTGATTATCACATGTTCGATAATATTGTGGTCAATGCCGCATCAGCCGTCCCGGCGCCGGGGGCACTGGGCCTGCTGGGGCTGGGACTGTTCGGACTTGGGTTTGCGCGTCGCCGCAAGGCCTGA
- a CDS encoding Lrp/AsnC family transcriptional regulator yields the protein MPDLDNFDRRILKLMQENSRRTGAELAEKVGLSAAACLRRVQRLRENGAIEKEVAIVSPKALGKKLKMIVLVTVEQDRPNRDRDVTEKFRNLPEVTKCYHVTGAADWVMAVETEDMDAYNDFVEAHFSAPYVKRYESFGVLSTVK from the coding sequence ATGCCCGACCTTGATAATTTCGACCGCCGCATTTTGAAGCTGATGCAGGAAAACAGCCGCCGCACCGGCGCGGAACTGGCCGAGAAAGTGGGACTGTCTGCCGCCGCATGCCTGCGCCGGGTACAGCGATTGCGCGAAAACGGTGCGATCGAGAAAGAAGTCGCCATTGTCTCACCCAAGGCGCTGGGCAAGAAGTTGAAGATGATCGTGCTGGTCACCGTCGAACAGGACCGCCCCAACCGCGACCGCGACGTAACGGAGAAATTCCGCAACCTGCCGGAAGTGACGAAATGCTATCACGTGACAGGTGCCGCCGATTGGGTAATGGCCGTCGAGACTGAGGATATGGACGCCTACAACGACTTCGTCGAAGCCCATTTCAGTGCCCCTTACGTCAAACGCTATGAAAGCTTCGGCGTGTTGAGCACGGTGAAGTGA
- a CDS encoding queuosine precursor transporter produces MSSATQPLTRLLAPIFAMGAVILASNELVQHPVDYTVAGMNLADLLTWGAFTYPVAFLVTDTTNRLFGAATARMVVYVGFALGVFLTLASAFGIALAATAGTNATALHMLFNDPDAFGMLRTAVASGSAFLTAQLLDIFVFDRLRNQTWWKAPLISSLIGSLVDTMLFFSIAFAGTGLPWTNWAFGDFAAKMVMIAALLYPFKLLVSLYPARLREAGNNATFI; encoded by the coding sequence ATGAGTTCCGCCACACAGCCGCTGACGCGGTTGCTGGCACCGATCTTTGCGATGGGTGCCGTTATTCTCGCCTCCAATGAATTGGTCCAGCATCCGGTCGACTATACGGTCGCGGGCATGAATCTTGCCGACCTGCTGACCTGGGGGGCCTTTACCTATCCGGTTGCCTTCCTGGTGACCGACACCACCAACCGCCTGTTCGGTGCCGCCACGGCGCGCATGGTGGTTTATGTGGGGTTTGCGCTGGGCGTCTTCCTGACACTGGCCTCCGCCTTCGGCATCGCCTTGGCCGCCACGGCGGGCACCAACGCCACCGCGCTTCATATGCTGTTCAACGATCCGGACGCTTTCGGCATGCTGCGCACTGCTGTCGCCAGCGGTTCCGCCTTCCTGACCGCGCAACTGCTGGACATTTTCGTCTTTGACCGCCTGCGCAACCAGACCTGGTGGAAAGCGCCGCTGATCTCGTCACTGATCGGTTCTCTGGTAGACACGATGCTGTTCTTTTCCATTGCCTTTGCGGGTACTGGCCTGCCCTGGACGAACTGGGCCTTTGGCGATTTCGCCGCCAAGATGGTGATGATTGCGGCCCTGCTCTACCCGTTCAAACTGCTGGTCAGCCTTTATCCAGCGCGCCTGCGGGAAGCAGGCAATAATGCCACATTCATCTAA
- the queA gene encoding tRNA preQ1(34) S-adenosylmethionine ribosyltransferase-isomerase QueA: MKVDLFDFDLPESCIAQQAVEPRDAAKLLDLTGRAFADRIVRDLPEMLRPGDLLVCNDTKVIPTRLTGKRGEARVEVTLHKQIGPDQWWAFAKPARKLRLGESFVISEDFQAEVMDKTEGGEVLLRFNLSGGDLITRLWDHGVMPLPPYIKRTKGGDEAEDAADRERYQTVFAKEEGAVAAPTAGLHFTDSLTETLKEKGIGFQTITLHVGAGTFLPVKVEDTRNHIMHSEFGIITPDEANRINDTRAKGGRVVAVGTTSLRLLESAAASDGSIKPFEGETDIFITPGYRFKAVDMLMTNFHLPKSTLFMLVSAFAGLDRMKAAYKHAIDSGYRFYSYGDTSLLVREDLLDD; the protein is encoded by the coding sequence ATGAAAGTCGACCTCTTCGACTTCGATCTGCCGGAAAGTTGTATCGCCCAGCAGGCGGTTGAGCCGCGCGATGCCGCAAAGCTGCTGGACCTGACAGGCCGCGCCTTCGCCGACCGCATCGTGCGCGACCTGCCGGAGATGCTGCGTCCCGGTGACCTGCTTGTCTGCAACGACACCAAGGTGATCCCGACACGGCTGACCGGCAAGCGCGGCGAGGCGCGTGTGGAAGTCACCCTGCACAAGCAAATCGGTCCTGACCAGTGGTGGGCCTTCGCCAAACCGGCACGCAAGCTGCGCCTGGGCGAGAGTTTCGTCATATCCGAGGATTTTCAAGCCGAGGTGATGGACAAGACCGAGGGGGGCGAGGTGCTGTTGCGCTTCAACCTGTCGGGCGGCGATCTGATCACCCGGCTTTGGGACCACGGGGTCATGCCCCTGCCCCCCTATATCAAGCGCACCAAGGGCGGCGACGAGGCCGAAGACGCAGCCGACCGGGAGCGTTACCAGACCGTCTTCGCCAAAGAGGAAGGCGCGGTCGCGGCCCCCACCGCAGGCCTGCATTTCACCGACAGCCTGACCGAAACCCTGAAGGAAAAGGGCATCGGCTTTCAGACCATCACCCTGCATGTGGGTGCGGGCACCTTCTTGCCGGTGAAGGTGGAGGACACGCGCAACCACATCATGCATTCCGAATTCGGTATCATCACGCCCGATGAGGCCAACCGGATCAACGACACCCGCGCCAAGGGCGGCCGGGTTGTCGCCGTCGGCACCACCTCGCTGCGCCTGCTGGAAAGTGCGGCCGCCAGCGACGGCAGCATCAAGCCTTTCGAAGGCGAGACCGACATCTTCATCACGCCCGGCTACCGCTTCAAGGCGGTCGACATGCTGATGACCAATTTCCATTTGCCGAAATCGACCCTTTTCATGCTGGTCAGCGCCTTTGCCGGGCTGGATCGCATGAAGGCAGCCTATAAACACGCAATCGACAGCGGCTATCGCTTCTATTCCTATGGCGATACCAGCCTGCTGGTGCGGGAGGATCTTCTCGATGACTGA
- the tgt gene encoding tRNA guanosine(34) transglycosylase Tgt, giving the protein MTDFSYELLKTDGGARLGKITTAHGQIDTPTFMPVGTAATVKAMFPEDVAATGAQICLGNTYHLMLRPTAERIAELGGLHKFMNWDKPILTDSGGYQVMSLTELRKMTEEGVRFRSHVDGSYHMLTPERSTEIQHLLGATITMAFDECTPYPCTKEEAEKSMLLSMRWAERSRKAFVPREGYGQFGIVQGSTFEDLRRHSVEALKEVDFEGYAVGGLAVGEGQELMFSTLDFTTPMMMTNKPRYLMGVGKPTDLVGAVARGIDMFDCVLPTRSGRNGQAFTRRGPVNIRNARHAADHRPLDEECPCPACTQYSRAYLNHLIKAGEILGMMLLSWHNIQYYQTLMQSMRAAIAEGRFEDFQVAFHEEYSGGDIPPL; this is encoded by the coding sequence ATGACTGACTTTTCCTATGAACTGCTGAAGACCGACGGCGGCGCACGTCTGGGCAAGATCACTACCGCCCACGGGCAAATCGACACGCCAACCTTCATGCCCGTCGGCACGGCGGCAACGGTGAAGGCCATGTTCCCGGAAGATGTGGCCGCCACCGGCGCACAGATATGCCTGGGCAACACCTATCACCTGATGCTGCGCCCGACGGCGGAACGCATCGCGGAGCTGGGCGGCCTGCATAAATTCATGAATTGGGACAAGCCGATCCTGACCGACAGCGGCGGCTATCAGGTGATGTCGCTGACCGAGCTGCGCAAGATGACCGAGGAAGGCGTGCGTTTCCGCTCCCATGTGGACGGCAGTTATCACATGCTGACCCCGGAACGCTCGACGGAAATCCAGCATCTGCTGGGCGCGACCATCACCATGGCCTTCGACGAATGCACGCCCTATCCCTGCACCAAGGAAGAGGCGGAGAAATCCATGCTGCTTTCCATGCGTTGGGCGGAACGCTCCCGCAAGGCTTTCGTACCGCGCGAGGGTTACGGCCAGTTCGGCATCGTGCAGGGCTCAACCTTTGAAGACCTGCGCCGCCATTCGGTCGAGGCACTCAAGGAGGTTGACTTCGAAGGCTATGCCGTTGGTGGCCTTGCCGTGGGCGAGGGTCAGGAACTGATGTTCTCCACCCTGGACTTCACCACACCGATGATGATGACCAACAAACCGCGCTACCTGATGGGCGTCGGCAAACCGACCGATCTGGTCGGTGCGGTCGCGCGCGGTATCGACATGTTCGACTGTGTGCTGCCGACCCGGTCGGGCCGCAACGGCCAGGCCTTCACCCGCCGCGGCCCGGTCAATATCCGCAATGCCCGCCACGCGGCCGACCATCGCCCGCTGGACGAGGAATGCCCCTGCCCGGCCTGCACCCAATACAGCCGCGCCTATCTCAACCACCTGATCAAAGCGGGCGAAATCCTCGGCATGATGCTGCTCAGCTGGCACAACATCCAATACTACCAGACCCTGATGCAGTCCATGCGCGCCGCCATCGCCGAAGGCCGCTTCGAAGACTTCCAGGTCGCCTTCCACGAGGAATATTCCGGCGGGGATATCCCGCCGCTTTAA
- a CDS encoding IS1182 family transposase → MLKKPQPEQGRLEMVTLEGLVPADHLLRKIDAVIDFSFIHDRVAGLYCADNGRPALAPVMLFKALFIGYLFGIRSERQLVREIEVNVAYRWFLRLGLTDKVFDASTLSQNRRRRYRDVSVAQDIFDHIVEQAIAKGLVDGTVLYTDSTHLKANANKNKWDSQVVAKSRADYWDALDLAVEEDRAAHAKKPLKAKERAPGQKETKVSRTDPEAGYMVREGKPKGFFYLDHRTVDGRYGIITDTHATPATVHDSIPYLDRLDRQRDRFGLDVQAVGLDAGYATAGIAKGLEDRDILGVTGYRRPNHRAGMLRKRDYHYDRQSDGYRCPQGQLLNYATTDRNGYRHYKSDPKVCATCPLLASCTGSAKHTKTVTRHVWQDARERTDAHRLTDWGKRLYKRRKETVERSFADAKQLFGHRYARFRGLIAVKTQCLLAAAAQNIKKIALAMVPKTETSPI, encoded by the coding sequence ATGTTGAAGAAGCCCCAGCCTGAACAGGGCCGACTTGAGATGGTGACATTGGAGGGTCTGGTGCCTGCGGATCACCTGCTTCGCAAGATCGATGCGGTGATCGACTTTTCGTTTATCCACGACCGGGTGGCCGGTCTGTATTGCGCGGATAACGGCCGCCCGGCGCTTGCCCCGGTGATGCTGTTCAAGGCGCTGTTCATCGGCTACCTGTTCGGCATCCGCTCGGAGCGGCAGTTGGTGCGGGAGATCGAGGTGAATGTGGCCTATCGCTGGTTTCTGCGCTTGGGCCTCACCGACAAGGTGTTCGATGCCTCGACACTGTCGCAGAACCGCCGCCGCCGCTACCGGGATGTGTCTGTGGCGCAGGATATTTTCGATCACATTGTCGAACAGGCGATTGCCAAGGGTCTTGTGGACGGCACGGTGCTTTATACCGACAGCACCCATCTGAAGGCCAATGCCAACAAGAACAAATGGGACAGCCAAGTGGTCGCCAAGTCCCGGGCCGACTATTGGGACGCGCTGGACCTGGCGGTTGAGGAGGATCGGGCGGCCCATGCCAAAAAGCCGCTGAAGGCGAAGGAACGCGCGCCCGGGCAAAAGGAGACCAAGGTCAGCCGCACCGACCCGGAAGCCGGTTACATGGTGCGTGAAGGCAAGCCCAAGGGGTTCTTTTATCTGGATCACCGCACGGTGGACGGGCGTTATGGCATCATCACCGATACTCACGCCACCCCGGCCACTGTGCATGACAGTATCCCCTATCTGGACCGGCTCGACCGGCAGCGGGATCGCTTCGGCCTGGATGTCCAGGCGGTCGGGCTGGATGCAGGCTATGCCACGGCGGGCATCGCCAAAGGGCTGGAAGACAGGGATATCCTCGGTGTAACCGGCTATCGCCGTCCGAACCACCGGGCAGGCATGCTGCGCAAGCGCGACTATCATTACGACCGGCAGTCAGACGGCTACCGCTGTCCGCAGGGCCAGCTCCTGAATTATGCCACCACCGACCGCAACGGCTATCGCCATTACAAAAGCGACCCGAAGGTCTGCGCCACCTGCCCGCTGCTTGCCTCCTGCACCGGCAGCGCCAAACACACCAAAACCGTCACCCGCCATGTCTGGCAGGACGCCCGGGAGCGCACGGACGCCCACCGTCTCACCGACTGGGGCAAAAGGCTCTATAAAAGACGCAAGGAAACTGTAGAACGCTCCTTTGCCGACGCAAAGCAGCTCTTCGGACACCGATACGCCCGCTTCCGCGGCCTCATCGCCGTCAAAACGCAATGCCTGCTCGCCGCCGCCGCCCAAAACATCAAGAAAATCGCCCTCGCAATGGTTCCAAAAACCGAAACCAGCCCGATCTGA
- a CDS encoding ureidoglycolate lyase: MDAQAPQYIFDAAEKPSLPLHEVPLVVATEETVKGYGCLVDDPDAFEIEIVQWPAQGWRKVDAGTGDEAGYVEGIFHGNWKGDVLYGSNEAVKGHYVLGWSQDPQQASAEAATGPRDKVLLWHMNYHPDGGQLFFPLDKKPFVVPVALPGDNLTPEKVIALWCDGAKGLYIHPNIWHEGIFPAEDNQRFLDRQGRVHARVSCDIGAEFGVYLSVPLCRS, translated from the coding sequence ATGGATGCACAAGCGCCCCAATATATTTTCGACGCCGCCGAAAAACCGTCCCTGCCGCTGCATGAGGTGCCCCTGGTGGTCGCCACCGAGGAGACGGTGAAGGGCTATGGCTGTCTGGTGGACGATCCCGATGCTTTCGAGATCGAGATCGTGCAATGGCCGGCGCAAGGCTGGCGCAAGGTGGATGCGGGCACGGGCGACGAGGCGGGCTATGTGGAGGGCATCTTCCACGGCAATTGGAAGGGTGACGTGCTCTATGGCTCCAACGAGGCGGTGAAGGGCCATTATGTACTGGGCTGGTCCCAGGACCCGCAGCAGGCAAGCGCCGAGGCGGCCACCGGACCGCGCGACAAGGTGCTGCTCTGGCATATGAATTACCACCCGGACGGCGGACAGCTTTTCTTCCCGCTGGACAAAAAGCCCTTCGTCGTGCCCGTGGCCCTGCCCGGCGACAACCTGACGCCGGAGAAGGTCATCGCGTTGTGGTGCGACGGCGCGAAGGGCCTCTATATCCATCCCAACATCTGGCATGAGGGCATCTTCCCGGCAGAAGACAACCAGCGTTTCCTGGACCGCCAGGGCCGCGTCCACGCCCGCGTCAGCTGCGACATCGGCGCGGAATTCGGCGTCTATCTATCGGTGCCCCTGTGCCGTTCCTAA
- a CDS encoding ferredoxin--NADP reductase, protein MPFDQLDQIELPKSVTGETVLDVKHWTDSLFSFQITRPASFRFRSGEFVMIGLMVDGKPLLRAYSVASPAWDDKLEFFSIKVQDGPLTSRLQNIKPGDMVLLGKKPTGTLVLDALLPGKRLYMFSTGTGIAPFASVIRDPETYERYDEVILTHTCRTVAELEYGNQLVKDLVEDPLVGEMVEGKLRHYTSVTREDFPRMGRITNLIESGKLFEDLGVPKLNPEEDRVMICGSMDMLKDTKELTESFGLTEGSNAAPGQFVVERAFVG, encoded by the coding sequence ATGCCTTTCGACCAGTTAGACCAGATCGAACTGCCGAAATCCGTCACCGGGGAAACCGTGCTGGATGTGAAGCATTGGACAGACAGCCTGTTCTCCTTCCAGATCACGCGTCCGGCAAGCTTCCGTTTCCGGTCCGGCGAATTTGTCATGATCGGCCTGATGGTCGATGGCAAGCCGCTGTTGCGGGCCTATTCGGTCGCCAGCCCCGCCTGGGATGACAAGCTGGAGTTTTTCTCCATCAAGGTTCAGGACGGTCCGCTGACCTCGCGTCTGCAGAACATCAAGCCGGGTGATATGGTGCTGCTTGGTAAGAAGCCCACCGGTACGCTGGTGCTGGATGCACTGCTGCCGGGCAAGCGGCTGTATATGTTCTCCACCGGCACGGGCATTGCGCCTTTCGCCAGTGTTATCCGCGACCCGGAAACCTATGAACGCTATGACGAAGTTATCCTGACCCATACCTGCCGCACGGTCGCCGAACTGGAATACGGCAATCAGCTCGTCAAGGATCTGGTGGAAGACCCGCTGGTCGGTGAGATGGTCGAAGGAAAGCTGCGCCATTACACCAGTGTGACGCGCGAAGACTTCCCGCGCATGGGCCGTATCACCAATCTGATTGAAAGCGGCAAGCTGTTTGAAGACCTGGGCGTGCCGAAACTGAACCCGGAAGAAGACCGGGTCATGATCTGCGGCTCCATGGATATGCTCAAGGACACCAAGGAACTGACCGAAAGCTTCGGCCTGACCGAAGGCTCCAATGCGGCTCCCGGCCAGTTCGTGGTGGAAAGAGCCTTCGTCGGTTAA
- a CDS encoding adenylate/guanylate cyclase domain-containing protein, which produces MKPLNFLARIGSRSHFRPNETTAALIDGEEIAGIKLGVAVRITSIIAVNLFNLATFLYWAELKGSAREFITSPEFLEMLYDMSNTLPFLIIGFIHLGIVYFRPSWRWILYLTVLLDAIFLPMVWLIPSPFQDTVVPQALILRTSLFNYYYVMAVIVALTYSPWLMMWFGACVVVVWNSLAFWLGTLPGAVIFNEENTDPAMTVADILAIYLDPNYVDSSKAIEQTVIFMIASIGLAVAVHRSRKLVFRSVGAEVQKNNLSRYFSPKVAARLTEQGGAVGQAQKRKVAILFADIVGFTGLTEDKTPEGVLDLLRDFHGRMEAHVFAHDGTLEKYIGDALLATFGTPEPGSHDASDALKCAMAMQRELQAWNAQRIASGQRPVRACIGIHYGEAVMGNIGRDRNMAFVVVGGSVNIASRLQTMGRHLDAGLVISEALAREVLAEAVLPADCLTEFTLLENQKLRGMQMSVDLRYLPGLNNG; this is translated from the coding sequence ATGAAACCCCTGAATTTCCTCGCGCGGATTGGAAGCCGCAGCCATTTCAGACCGAATGAGACCACGGCGGCCTTGATTGATGGTGAGGAGATTGCCGGTATAAAACTGGGTGTGGCCGTCCGCATTACTTCCATTATTGCCGTCAATCTGTTTAACCTTGCGACCTTTCTGTACTGGGCAGAACTCAAAGGCTCCGCCCGCGAATTCATTACGAGTCCCGAATTCCTGGAAATGCTCTATGACATGAGCAACACCCTGCCGTTTCTCATCATCGGGTTCATTCATCTGGGGATCGTTTATTTCCGGCCATCCTGGCGTTGGATACTATACCTGACCGTACTGCTGGATGCGATTTTCCTGCCAATGGTCTGGCTGATTCCTTCACCCTTTCAGGACACTGTGGTGCCGCAGGCACTGATCCTGCGGACCTCGCTTTTCAATTACTATTACGTGATGGCGGTTATCGTTGCGCTGACCTATTCGCCCTGGTTGATGATGTGGTTTGGGGCTTGTGTCGTGGTGGTTTGGAATTCTCTGGCGTTCTGGTTGGGTACATTGCCCGGGGCGGTTATTTTCAATGAGGAGAACACGGACCCGGCGATGACAGTGGCGGATATCCTCGCCATCTATCTGGACCCGAATTACGTCGATAGTAGCAAAGCCATCGAACAGACGGTCATTTTTATGATTGCCTCCATCGGTCTGGCGGTGGCTGTGCACCGGTCCCGCAAGCTAGTCTTTCGAAGTGTCGGCGCGGAGGTCCAGAAGAACAACCTGTCCCGTTATTTCTCCCCCAAAGTTGCGGCGCGCCTGACCGAACAGGGGGGTGCGGTCGGACAGGCGCAAAAGCGCAAGGTTGCCATCCTCTTTGCCGATATCGTCGGTTTCACCGGATTGACGGAGGACAAGACACCCGAGGGCGTGCTTGATCTGCTGAGGGATTTTCATGGCCGTATGGAGGCTCACGTCTTTGCCCATGACGGTACCTTGGAAAAATACATCGGCGATGCTTTGCTGGCCACATTCGGCACACCGGAACCGGGGAGCCATGATGCCAGTGATGCCTTGAAATGCGCCATGGCGATGCAGCGGGAACTGCAGGCCTGGAATGCGCAGCGTATTGCCAGCGGTCAGCGTCCGGTCAGGGCCTGTATCGGCATCCATTACGGCGAGGCGGTGATGGGGAATATCGGCCGTGACCGCAATATGGCCTTTGTCGTTGTCGGCGGCAGCGTCAACATTGCCAGCCGCCTGCAGACCATGGGGCGTCATCTTGACGCAGGGCTTGTGATCAGCGAAGCCCTTGCCCGTGAGGTTCTCGCGGAGGCCGTTTTGCCAGCGGATTGCCTGACCGAATTTACTTTGCTTGAGAATCAAAAGCTTCGAGGCATGCAAATGTCTGTTGACTTGCGCTATTTACCTGGGCTTAATAATGGTTGA
- a CDS encoding Crp/Fnr family transcriptional regulator: protein MTGHIGLIETFGIFRGLPKDVIGELAGMAVTRTIGKDQLLFQKGDEADGLYCVLSGRVRISVQSENGKEIILNIMQPGEVFGEIALMDGTVRSADASGQEQADLLLIRRRDFMALVDRSSVLARHMIDLLCRRIRWISSQVEDTAFLALSARLAKRLLLMREAVAPVEGAVTIRISQSEMGQMTGVSREAVNKVLQYWRREGWIDLAKGRISLLDEDALRDVAETPTD from the coding sequence ATGACCGGGCATATTGGGCTTATAGAGACGTTCGGAATCTTTCGCGGACTTCCGAAAGACGTGATTGGCGAACTGGCCGGGATGGCCGTCACACGGACAATTGGCAAGGACCAGCTTCTGTTTCAAAAAGGGGACGAGGCCGACGGCCTTTATTGCGTACTCTCCGGTAGGGTCCGGATTTCCGTACAGTCGGAAAACGGCAAGGAAATCATCCTGAACATCATGCAGCCGGGGGAGGTCTTTGGCGAGATCGCCCTGATGGACGGCACCGTGCGCAGTGCGGATGCGTCAGGCCAGGAACAGGCTGACCTTCTGTTGATCCGACGTCGTGACTTCATGGCCCTTGTTGATCGTTCCTCTGTGCTGGCGCGGCATATGATTGACCTGCTTTGCCGCCGGATTCGCTGGATCAGTTCCCAGGTGGAGGATACGGCCTTTCTGGCGTTGTCGGCGCGGCTGGCAAAGCGGTTGCTGCTGATGCGTGAGGCCGTGGCGCCGGTTGAGGGGGCAGTGACGATCCGGATTTCCCAAAGTGAAATGGGCCAGATGACTGGCGTATCGCGCGAAGCCGTCAACAAGGTGCTGCAATATTGGCGGCGCGAGGGCTGGATTGACCTGGCAAAGGGGAGGATTTCCCTGCTGGACGAAGATGCCCTGCGGGATGTTGCCGAAACGCCGACGGATTAG